The Gemmatimonadota bacterium genomic sequence CTCGGCCGCGGCGCCCCTTTCGAGCAGCGCGTTGGCCACGATCCCGCGGATCCGACCGTCCTGCCGGGCAAGACCGGATACCCATTCCGCTTCCTGAACGTGCAGGCCGGCGTCGCATTCGCATTGCACGAAGACCATCTGCTCCACCTGAACATCCCCACAGGCCTGCCGGTATTCATCCAACAGGTACTGCTGATTCAGCAGTGGGATATCGTCCAGCCAGCTGTACCTCAGGTGATTCGGGTCCCAGAGATGTACGTGGGTGTCGACAATGGGAAAGTCCACCATGACAATGTCCTCGGCTTTGTCTACGGTAACGGCGACTCAAGAAGAATCAGGGCGATATGAAGACTGGATGATCAAGAGACCATACTACCCGGGAGCGTGTTTCCCGTCAACGGTAATCCCTGCTTTTATGCTTGAACTGTACCCCATCCGCATGTACAATGCTGGATCGTTTCAAAATCGTTCCCAATGCCTATCAGGTAAGTCCGAGTTGGCCGACATTGAGTCGCCCCGACCGACTGCGTGTATACCTGGACGCAGCCCACTATCGGATCCCACTTCATGTCCGCCGAAACCGCCACCGAAAACACCCGTCCACTCGGTCGCCTGTCGCCCCTGAAGCTGGCCGCCGTGCCCACCTTTGCCGGCATGCTGAAGTACGTCGGTCCCGGCATCGTCTGGGCCGGACTGGCCCAGGGCAGCGGCGAGCTCATCTGGTGGCCCTACCTGACCGCCAAGTACGGCGCGGCCTTCATCGGCCTGCTCATCCCGGCCGCCCTGATGCAGTACTGGGTCAACGTGGAGATCGCCCGGTATACGATCATGACGGGCGAGACGGCCTTGACCGGCTTCAGCCGCATCGGGAAGTGGTACGTGTCGGCCATCTGGGTCGGGGTGTTCCTCGAGAACATCTGGTTCGGCGCCTACGCGTCGGCGGGCGGCGGCGCCCTGGCGGAGCTAACGGGGTTCCCCTACGGATGGACGGTCCGCGGCCAGTCGCTCTTCTGGGCCTACCTGACCATCGGGATCTACCTGGTCGCCCTGTTCATGGGCCGGGTGGTCTACCTGATCGTGGAACGGCTCACCATAGCCGTGGTCGTCATCACGATGGTGGGGATCGCCTTTGCCGTCTTCCAGCGGCCGGTTCTGGACGTGGCGGGCGAGTTCTTCGGCGTCCTGCTGACGCCTGGCTACCACAGGCCCGCGAACTGGGACCCGGCGGACCTGTCCACGGTGCTCACCGCCATCGTCTTCGCCGGCGCCGGCGGGTTCGGTCAGCTCTTCCTCTCCTACTGGATGCGGGACAAGGGCGTGGGCATGTCGGCCTATATCGGGCGTGTAACCAGCCCCCTGCGCACCGCGCCGGAGGCCATCTCGGCCACGGGGTACGCCTTCGAGGACAACGAGGCCAACCGGACGAATTACGGGAAGTTCATGCGGTACCTGAAGCTCGAATCCGGCCTAGGCGTGGCGCTGAACCTGGTTACAACCATCATCATGTGCTGGCTGGCGTGGGCCCTGCTCAAGCCGCAGGGCATCGTTCCCGAGGGTTGGGAAATCGCCGTGGTGCAGTCGGCCTTCTTCGAGGTCAGCTGGGGCGCCATCGGCAAGGTCGTATTCCTGATCGTCGCCGCGGCGTTTCTGTGCGATGCCTGGCTGCAGTCCACCGACGGGTTCGCCCGCATGCAGGCCGATTTTATCTACGCCAACGTGAAGCGGGCGCGGCGGTACCATTTCCGGACGCTGTACTACGGATTCGTCGTGGTGTTCACCGTGCTTACGACCATCACGCTGCCCCTCGCGCAGCCGGGGGATCTGCTCATCATACGGGGCGTCATCGCCTTCATGGCCATGGGACTCTTCTGTCCAGGACTGATCTACCTGAACTACGTCCTCGTTCCCCGGGCCTTCCCCGCGTGGGTCAAACCCCATCCCCTCACGCGCGTAATCATGGTCGCCATCACCGCGACCTACATCTCCATCGGGCTCTGGTACATCTTCGTGCGGTTGGCCTGATTATCGTTACCCAGACCCTGACCAGATGGACGACCAGTGGGCCGGTATATGATCGTTGCTTACGTCCACGTCATACCAGTTCAGCATCATGTTGTGCCACTCCGGTTTTGCCACCGCCAAGCCATACACTGAGGTATCCGGGTTGCGTTCCCTGATCGCGGTGGCGGCCAGGGACAGCGTCTTCCCGGTCGCGATGAAGTCATCCACGATGATGACCGTCTCGGCATCCACAACGGCCGATTGGTAGGCCGCATCTTCCAGCAGCAGTTTACGAAACTCGGGATCCAGTCCCCCTCTCCCTGTAGACAGATGGGGTTCTTTCGACAGCAGGCCCGGCTGGTACCCGCAGTCACCCGCGCAACGATCCGCAAGCAAAGCGATCACGCCATCGGGATCCGCGACTTTCTCCGTGGAGCGAAGCGCCGGCGCAAAGACCGTCCGTCCAGGGTCCAGTCCAAGACCGCATAACAGGATAGGGGCCACGTGCGCCATGAGCCTTGCCGCGCCTTCAGTCGTAGCGTCGTCGGGATCGAATTTGAACCTTGTAAACCGGGCGGTCCATGGGTCCTCGGGGCGGTCTTCGAGGCGGTATCCCACTGTGAAAGCGGCCGCCAGGCCGTCGTCGAAAGTCAGCGTGTCATATCGAAGGAGATGGTGAAAAACAACGGGAAGGACGGACATTGCAACGCTCTGGAGGGTAGATCAGTCTTTCTGCTTGGAAGTGGATTCCAGGATCCGGAGGATGTTTTCCGCTGGTTCGAATCCATTGATCTCGGCGGCGAGAGAATGATCGGGGCAGGTACGGCGGTAGCGGTTCAGCCAGATCGCCTTCATCCCGCTTCCGGTGGCGCCCAGGATATCATTTTCCCACGAATCCCCGATCATCGTGACCGTCCGCACGCCAAGTTGACTCAAAGCGTATTGGAATATCTGCGGATCCGGTTTGGCTGCGCCCACCTCCTCGGATATGGCCAGGGCGTCGAGCGGCAGGAGGTCGAAGTATTCCAGCTTGTCCCGCTGGTGCCGCGAACTGCCATTGGTGACGACGCCGATCTTCATCCGACCCCGCAGGGAATCGAGCAGCGCCTCGACGCCCGGAACCAGGCGCGTGTTGTCCTGTAACGCGCGCAGGTAGGCCTCCGCCGCCTCGGCTGCCGCGTCCGTTTCCAATCCATAATGGCGGCAGATCCCGCGCATGTGCTCGCGACCGGCTTCCTCTTCCGACAGACTGCCATCAAGCATGCGCCGGTAGTTGGCCCTCAATTCCCCGTCGTGGACGAGTTCCAGTTCCTCCAGCGGAACCGCCTTTAACTGCGGCACGATCTCCTGCACCGTGCGCAGCCCGTGACGGCGTGCGTACTGGAGATCCACCAGGGTGTCATCCAGATCGAAGAG encodes the following:
- a CDS encoding Nramp family divalent metal transporter gives rise to the protein MSAETATENTRPLGRLSPLKLAAVPTFAGMLKYVGPGIVWAGLAQGSGELIWWPYLTAKYGAAFIGLLIPAALMQYWVNVEIARYTIMTGETALTGFSRIGKWYVSAIWVGVFLENIWFGAYASAGGGALAELTGFPYGWTVRGQSLFWAYLTIGIYLVALFMGRVVYLIVERLTIAVVVITMVGIAFAVFQRPVLDVAGEFFGVLLTPGYHRPANWDPADLSTVLTAIVFAGAGGFGQLFLSYWMRDKGVGMSAYIGRVTSPLRTAPEAISATGYAFEDNEANRTNYGKFMRYLKLESGLGVALNLVTTIIMCWLAWALLKPQGIVPEGWEIAVVQSAFFEVSWGAIGKVVFLIVAAAFLCDAWLQSTDGFARMQADFIYANVKRARRYHFRTLYYGFVVVFTVLTTITLPLAQPGDLLIIRGVIAFMAMGLFCPGLIYLNYVLVPRAFPAWVKPHPLTRVIMVAITATYISIGLWYIFVRLA
- a CDS encoding HAD family hydrolase produces the protein MSAAVLFDLDDTLVDLQYARRHGLRTVQEIVPQLKAVPLEELELVHDGELRANYRRMLDGSLSEEEAGREHMRGICRHYGLETDAAAEAAEAYLRALQDNTRLVPGVEALLDSLRGRMKIGVVTNGSSRHQRDKLEYFDLLPLDALAISEEVGAAKPDPQIFQYALSQLGVRTVTMIGDSWENDILGATGSGMKAIWLNRYRRTCPDHSLAAEINGFEPAENILRILESTSKQKD
- a CDS encoding phosphoribosyltransferase, encoding MSVLPVVFHHLLRYDTLTFDDGLAAAFTVGYRLEDRPEDPWTARFTRFKFDPDDATTEGAARLMAHVAPILLCGLGLDPGRTVFAPALRSTEKVADPDGVIALLADRCAGDCGYQPGLLSKEPHLSTGRGGLDPEFRKLLLEDAAYQSAVVDAETVIIVDDFIATGKTLSLAATAIRERNPDTSVYGLAVAKPEWHNMMLNWYDVDVSNDHIPAHWSSIWSGSG